In a genomic window of Allomeiothermus silvanus DSM 9946:
- a CDS encoding LptF/LptG family permease, whose amino-acid sequence MLQRYLLRETLGLYTVGILIFVGLLTTDLLSSLSGVLLRQNTPLSDVLQLVVYRLPYTLGIALPLGLVFSLLVTLSRWIRQSELKAAYAGGIPPRSLLWPALLLGVVVSGVALWNEGWVKPEAQARFDAVQYRIYYGSQLSGVLSDKVYAPEGLGVYYAQRIYPDREGARLEGVRVIEPGGAIWSADRGRWLEKSWQLQNAYRVDPDGKVTQVSLQPLPFPARFVPQSSSSGALTLRLPDLHAAARVDPSVRFTLARTYANALGALVLAWLAIVVGLSLRESAWAFISIVGLIFGYYVLWTASAQFAKFNVWGAYGAWLPNLVYGLLAAWGTVRLLR is encoded by the coding sequence ATGCTGCAGCGTTACCTCCTTCGCGAAACCCTGGGGCTTTACACGGTCGGCATCCTGATCTTTGTGGGCTTGCTGACCACGGATCTGCTCTCCTCGCTGTCAGGAGTGTTGCTGCGCCAGAACACCCCGCTTTCCGACGTGCTACAACTGGTGGTCTACCGCCTCCCCTACACACTGGGGATCGCTTTGCCGTTGGGGCTGGTATTTTCCCTGTTGGTCACCTTATCGCGCTGGATTCGTCAGTCCGAACTCAAAGCGGCTTACGCCGGGGGGATTCCGCCTAGGAGCCTGCTTTGGCCAGCACTCCTGCTGGGTGTGGTGGTATCGGGCGTAGCTTTGTGGAACGAAGGCTGGGTCAAGCCCGAGGCCCAAGCACGCTTCGACGCAGTGCAGTACCGCATCTATTACGGCTCACAGCTTTCGGGGGTGCTGAGCGACAAAGTCTATGCGCCGGAGGGGTTGGGGGTCTACTATGCCCAGCGCATCTACCCCGATCGGGAAGGAGCCCGCCTCGAGGGCGTACGGGTGATCGAACCCGGGGGAGCCATCTGGAGTGCCGACCGGGGGCGCTGGCTGGAAAAATCCTGGCAGCTCCAGAACGCCTACCGGGTAGACCCTGATGGCAAAGTCACCCAAGTAAGCCTTCAGCCCCTGCCTTTCCCAGCCCGCTTCGTGCCCCAAAGCAGCTCTTCGGGGGCTCTTACGCTGCGGCTCCCGGATCTGCACGCGGCAGCTCGGGTAGACCCTTCGGTACGTTTTACCCTGGCCCGTACCTACGCCAACGCCTTGGGGGCCTTGGTGCTGGCTTGGCTGGCTATTGTGGTGGGGCTGTCTTTGCGCGAGTCGGCCTGGGCATTTATCAGCATCGTGGGCCTGATCTTCGGCTATTACGTCTTATGGACGGCCTCGGCGCAGTTCGCCAAGTTTAATGTGTGGGGGGCTTACGGAGCCTGGCTCCCCAACCTGGTCTACGGCCT